The following are from one region of the Chloroflexota bacterium genome:
- a CDS encoding Rieske (2Fe-2S) protein, producing MNDPQQTDADGFFTVAPSEAAKPGRIKRIEVASEPVILTRLEGELCAFSAVCPHSLGDLSGGTIYKGEIDCPVHGWRFDIRSGEAVWPEKEAYRLTRHDVKEEGGLIKVKLKRRPGFRPKLD from the coding sequence ATGAACGACCCCCAACAAACGGACGCTGACGGCTTCTTCACCGTTGCCCCGTCAGAGGCGGCCAAACCGGGCCGCATCAAGCGAATCGAGGTTGCCAGTGAGCCGGTCATTCTCACTCGCCTCGAGGGCGAGTTGTGCGCATTTAGCGCCGTCTGTCCGCACTCGCTGGGCGACTTGAGCGGCGGCACGATTTACAAAGGCGAGATTGACTGCCCGGTGCATGGCTGGCGGTTCGACATTCGCAGTGGCGAGGCCGTGTGGCCTGAGAAGGAAGCCTACCGACTCACGCGCCACGACGTGAAAGAAGAAGGCGGGCTGATCAAAGTGAAACTGAAACGACGACCCGGCTTCCGCCCAAAACTTGACTGA